AGGAGCAACTTCTCCTAAAAATTTCTTTACTTTAATATGTAATCTTGATTTTTTTCTTGCTGCAGTATTTTTATGAATAACTCCTTTTGATTCAGCTTTGTCAATAGCTTTAAAAGCAACTGATAAAGATTCAAGAAGTTCTTCTCTGTTCTTATTTAACTTTATATTAGTGAGAACAGTTTTTGTTGTATTCTTTATCCTTGTTTTGTAAGATTTGTTAATAACTCTTCTTTTTTCACTCTGTAATACTCTTTTTTTTGCTGACTTGATGTTAGGCATCAATAAACCTCCTTAAATTTTATATTCCTAAGGCAGTTTTTATTTCAGAAACTTTGTCTAACTTCTCCCATGGGAACTCTATATCTGTTCTACCAAAGTGCCCATAAGCTGCTGTTTGCCTATATATAGGTTGAAGAAGATTTAAATTTTTTATTATTTGACCTGGTCTAAAATCAAATAATTCTTTAACAGTTTTTAATATTTTTTCTTCATCAACTTTAGCAGTTCCCTTCGTATCAATGAGTAATGAAACTGGTTCAGCAACGCCAATCGCATAACCTAGCTGAATCATTACTTCATCTGCTACTCCAGCAGCAACTAAGTTTTTTGCAACATATCTTGCCATATAATGTGCAGATCTGTCAACTTTTGTAGGATCTTTTCCTGAAAAAGCACCACCACCATGTGCTATCCAACCGCCATATGTATCAACTATTATTTTTCTTCCTGTTAATCCTGTATCTGCTTGAGGGCCTCCTAAAACAAATCTACCAGTTGGATTTACCAAAATTTTAGTTTCATCATTTATTAAACTCTCAGGTACTATAGGATTTATAACATATTTTATTAAATCTTTTTCTATTTGATCTCTTGTAACATCCGCACTATGTTGTGTAGATATTAAAACTGTATTAACAGCTATTGGTTTATTATTTTCATCATATTCTACTGTAACTTGGGTTTTTCCATCTGGTCTTAAATATTTTAAAGTTCCATCTTTTCTTACTTTTGCCAATTGATACGCCAATTGATGAGATAAAACTATTGGTGTTGGCATATATTCAGGTGTTTCATTAGTTGCATATCCAAACATTATTCCCTGATCTCCTGCACCTATTTTAGCATATGGATCAAAATCTTCTTTTCCAGATTTTGTTTCTAAATTTTTATCTACACCCATTGCTATATCTGCAGATTGTTCATCTATACTAACCATAACTGCACATGTTTCACCATCAAATCCATATTTTGCTCTATCATATCCAATTTCAACTATAGTTTCTCTAACTATTTTTGCAATATCTACATAAGATGTTGTTCTTATTTCACCTGCAACTACAGCAACACCAGTTGTAACAAGTGTTTCTACAGCCGCTCTCGCATTTATTCTATTTTCTTCTGGTTCCTTTTCTAATATTGCATCGAGAATTGCGTCTGATATTTGATCAGCGACTTTATCAGGATGACCTTCAGTTACACTTTCACTTGTAAATAACCTTTTATTCATGAATTGTCCTCCCCGTTTGTTATTTTTTCCTTAATTATTATAACATTTTTTATAATATGTAATTATTAATTATAATTGATTTGTGTAAAATTTATGTATCTCTTTTATTTAATATAATTTATTAAACCTTATATTATAAATTTCTTTATTTCCCCAAAAATCTTCTAATTCTATTTTACCAACAGAATTATTTAAATTTTTACCAATAAATTGACCCCAATTATCTATTTCAATAGGAGTTAAGGCTTCTTTAGAATAAAGTTTTAACCAATACA
This genomic interval from Oceanotoga teriensis contains the following:
- the rpsT gene encoding 30S ribosomal protein S20, encoding MPNIKSAKKRVLQSEKRRVINKSYKTRIKNTTKTVLTNIKLNKNREELLESLSVAFKAIDKAESKGVIHKNTAARKKSRLHIKVKKFLGEVAPE
- the metK gene encoding methionine adenosyltransferase, whose amino-acid sequence is MNKRLFTSESVTEGHPDKVADQISDAILDAILEKEPEENRINARAAVETLVTTGVAVVAGEIRTTSYVDIAKIVRETIVEIGYDRAKYGFDGETCAVMVSIDEQSADIAMGVDKNLETKSGKEDFDPYAKIGAGDQGIMFGYATNETPEYMPTPIVLSHQLAYQLAKVRKDGTLKYLRPDGKTQVTVEYDENNKPIAVNTVLISTQHSADVTRDQIEKDLIKYVINPIVPESLINDETKILVNPTGRFVLGGPQADTGLTGRKIIVDTYGGWIAHGGGAFSGKDPTKVDRSAHYMARYVAKNLVAAGVADEVMIQLGYAIGVAEPVSLLIDTKGTAKVDEEKILKTVKELFDFRPGQIIKNLNLLQPIYRQTAAYGHFGRTDIEFPWEKLDKVSEIKTALGI